A portion of the Plasmodium relictum strain SGS1 genome assembly, chromosome: 11 genome contains these proteins:
- a CDS encoding 5'-AMP-activated protein kinase subunit beta-1, putative, translating to MLSIQNSKKDLENEKELIPCLFSWCEGGRDVYLIGSFINWDMNKKLKMDKCNGEFLLTLLLEKEIYTYKFLVDGQLKCSSSVATIRSPEGVINNVIDMKNYIPFNFELKKEHAIQCYEKLWKYSKLNNFDIVSRITPIPLYLENSRDIIKLNLSNPSYLSESLCNHMYFDTDTYKNYSSRIIEVCLVMKSEYRNRKGEKRKILTKYNILAYLPTSENEDFSQSHAYNPLKQLISFKQ from the exons ATGTTAAGCATACAAAATTCTAAAAAGGAtctagaaaatgaaaaagaattaataccATGTTTATTTTC TTGGTGTGAAGGCGGGAGAGATGTATATTTAATTGGATCTTTTATAAATTGggatatgaataaaaaattaaaaatggatAAATGTAATGGAGAGTTTCTATTAACtttattattagaaaaagagatatatacttataaatttttag tTGATGGTCAATTAAAATGTAGTTCATCAGTAGCAACAATAAGAAGCCCTGAAGGTGTTATAAATAACGTTATtgatatgaaaaattatatccCTTTTAACTTTGAGTTAAAAAAAGAGCATGCAATTCAA tgttatgaaaaattatggAAATATTCCAAATTAAATAACTTTGATATCGTTTCTAGAATTACACCCATTCCAttatatttagaaaatag TCGTGATATAATAAAGCTAAATTTAAGCAATCCCAGCTATCTTAGTGAATCATTATGCAATCACATGTATTTTGATACggatacatataaaaattatag TTCAAGAATCATAGAAGTTTGTCTTGTTATGAAATCAGAGTATAGAAATAGAAAAGgagagaaaagaaaaat attaacaaaatataacattttaGCATATTTACCTACTTCAGAAAATGAGGATTTTTCTCAATCACATGCATACAATCCATTAAAACAATTGATATCATTTAAACAatag
- a CDS encoding zinc finger protein, putative yields the protein MSVTLRQHFWKTKLCPLHMENRCKEGNNCDYAHSIEDLRSIPDLKRTKLCYKLLKGEKCFNKKCNYAHNQDELKSAQNLFAYKSSMCKFVANNACLNGSTCRFAHSIDELRIPRIPDILLEKNTPIDMQNNLVCIGNNTKKVNNNGIHLNNSSTYNNNNTDNFNKKLDTMINNFNAMNLMNEYNCNNTNIMKDIHNNFINKNNGVNYKGEKKRKEKIRNKNKDKQLKLKNFNYNKNENNTSRDAIVNNKISHKNNDQRERSIDSNTTISSSLNYMDEEKNKINEANISNTYEKVDLNQCYGKTEENISNFSEHHINDIKTKGNKGRNKKKNNKDKDRSEGKNRKNSEIPNNMNYINNSEYTNSVENQVNYIDYNYNYANNFPNPLLYNKMPIKFNTFNPYFNYNQLNGKICKNDANISNQYSQFIKPNEFVMYDHQNNMPYIPPNYYSNYLYYYQNPCNYSQFAMVDKINNNIGCENINYNRSIDKSVINKSNHEIKVDEDIEEMKNKKKEYEEIIDEEVNSEQMNSVEVNDEDINDEETNEEIEDDENLNEYDENDEEINEEEESDEEMNRKEINNEKIKDEISEEDINEDDEISEEYVNGEGDVYSEQNNREQIYENEINYEENIRGNNYEYNSKELKEKKENIKGNKCACIRKIINRNVNNTSDIENGVNTNINENKNDENKKKNSNFLNENDPIKNEENKKQMNIYNKRENKQNKKKMSKLVTLNNKKKHYKKETYMNNQEFTDHQRNNRNINIENTQEPKVHVNPSSVYSYIVNANVNAQNINYEKNIMKPLSNDMELYINKQYPINPLPNDPMIYNLNNRNYGYYYCAYPPSTFNDEVYLN from the coding sequence atgtcAGTAACTCTTCGTCAACATTTTTGGAAAACTAAATTATGTCCCTTACATATGGAAAATAGATGTAAAGAAGGAAATAATTGTGATTATGCTCATTCAATTGAAGATTTAAGATCTATTCCAGATTTAAAAAGGACTAAACTGTGTTACAAATTGTTAAAAGGAGAAAAGtgctttaataaaaaatgtaattatgCTCATAACCAGGATGAATTAAAATCAGCACAAAATTTATTTGCATATAAGTCTTCTATGTGCAAATTTGTAGCAAATAACGCATGTTTAAATGGATCTACATGTCGTTTTGCTCATTCAATTGATGAATTAAGAATTCCAAGAATTCCAGatattttattagaaaagAATACCCCAATAGATATGCAAAATAATTTAGTTTGCATAggtaataatacaaaaaaagtaaataacaATGGAATACACCTAAATAATAGCAGtacttataataataataatactgacaactttaataaaaagcTTGATACGatgataaataattttaatgcaatgaatttaatgaatgaatataattgcaataatacaaatataatgaaagatatccataataattttataaacaaaaataatggagtaaattataaaggagaaaagaaaagaaaagaaaaaattagaaataaaaataaggataagcaattaaaattaaaaaattttaattataataaaaatgagaaCAACACCAGTAGGGATGCAATTGTAAATAACAAGATATCTCATAAAAACAATGATCAGAGGGAAAGATCTATTGATAGCAATACAACAATATCTTCAAGCTTAAATTATAtggatgaagaaaaaaacaaaattaatgAAGCAAACATAAGTAATACATATGAAAAAGTTGATTTAAATCAGTGCTATGGAAAAACGGAAGAAAACATTAGTAACTTCTCAGAACATCATATAAATGATATCAAAACAAAAGGAAATAAAggtagaaataaaaaaaaaaataataaagacaAAGACCGTAGTGaaggaaaaaatagaaaaaactCTGAGATTCcaaataatatgaattacataaataataGCGAATATACAAATAGTGTAGAAAATCAAGTAAACTATATagattataattataattatgcaAATAATTTTCCTAATCCtctattatataataaaatgccAATTAAATTTAACACATTTAAtccatattttaattataatcaGCTAAATggtaaaatatgtaaaaatgaTGCTAACATATCTAATCAGTATTCTCAATTTATAAAGCCAAATGAATTTGTTATGTATGATCATCAGAACAATATGCCATATATACCACCTAATTATTACTccaattatttatattattatcaaaacCCATGCAACTATAGCCAATTTGCAATGgttgataaaataaataataatattggctgtgaaaatataaattacaaTAGGAGCATAGACAAAAGtgtaataaataaatctAACCATGAAATAAAAGTAGATGAAGATATAGAAGAAatgaagaataaaaaaaaagaatatgaagAAATTATTGACGAAGAGGTAAATTCTGAGCAGATGAACAGTGTAGAGGTAAACGATGAGGACATTAATGACGAAGAAACAAACGAGGAAATTGAAGATGacgaaaatttaaatgaatatgatgaaaatgatgaagaaataaatgaagaagaagaaagtGATGAAGAGATGAACcgtaaagaaataaataacgAAAAAATAAAGGATGAAATAAGTGAAGAGGATATAAATGAAGATGATGAAATAAGTGAAGAGTATGTAAATGGAGAAGGAGACGTATATAGTGAGCAAAATAATAGAGAacaaatatatgaaaatgaaataaattatgaagaaaatataaggGGTAATAACTATGAATATAATAGTAAGGaactaaaagaaaaaaaagaaaatatcaAAGGAAATAAATGTGCAtgtataagaaaaattataaatagaaaTGTAAATAACACCTCGGATATAGAAAATGGAGTAAATacaaatattaatgaaaataaaaatgatgaaaataaaaaaaaaaattcgaattttttaaatgaaaatgatcctataaaaaatgaagagaataaaaaacaaatgaatatatataataaaagggaaaataaacaaaacaaaaaaaaaatgtcaaAATTAGtaacattaaataataaaaaaaaacattataaGAAAGAAACATACATGAATAATCAGGAATTTACTGATCATCaaagaaataatagaaatataaatattgaaaatacGCAAGAACCAAAAGTTCACGTAAACCCTTCTTCAGTATATAGTTATATTGTAAATGCAAATGTAAATGcacaaaatataaattatgaaaaaaacataatGAAGCCATTATCTAATGATATggaattatatattaacaaGCAATATCCTATCAATCCGTTGCCTAATGATCCTatgatttataatttaaataatagaaattatggttattattattgtgcTTATCCTCCTTCCACGTTTAATGATGaagtttatttaaattaa
- a CDS encoding zinc finger protein, putative yields the protein MENISKSIQMNNNDQERNMLDETIEVRSMCINCEKEGINKIVKVKIPYFKNVLIHSFECEFCNYKNNVIQDLNAIKDKGIRIIFKITKEEYLDRQLIKSEYGILKIPEIDFEIPKETQKGSINTIEGFIQTALNNLTVYLENIKNMYDEANNVNEESIHGGEKEKKDIKNKERDEKIAENEEKSCDKVNKNEISNGNEACQQITVETYIKMIESTIDNLSKYVISKEFPFTVVIDDPSGLSSLEHYDEDIKNNIITIEHYERNKEQLHELGFYEEDFGKKNEDNKESYSNDNEIKLNKEKNIKKENFDFIKKYINMDNKNTSMNYKTMSDDDEEKLIESFTSNCPCCNYLGSNNFCEIVIPGFKKCLILSYVCANCNFKTSEIKSSGEINPKGKKIILTVKNKSDLDRFVIKSETASIHIPVVDLTSDYGTLGGSLTTVEGLIMKIIESLEDKFKFLLGDSNIYNHNNENENTINTINNDDSTSKKIKDLIANLYKLCKSEELFPFDLIIDDIASNSYISSDQIDRDENLKEEEYERTFEQNDMLGLTSMNTEDY from the coding sequence atggaaaatatatcaaaaagTATACAAATGAACAATAATGATCAGGAAAGAAACATGTTGGATGAAACTATTGAAGTGAGATCAATGTGCATAAATTGTGAGAAAGaaggaataaataaaattgttaAAGTTAAGATaccttattttaaaaatgttttaatacATTCATTTGAATGCGAATTTTgtaattacaaaaataatgTCATTCAAGATTTGAATGCTATAAAAGATAAAGGtataagaataatttttaaaataacgaAAGAAGAATACTTAGATagacaattaataaaatcagAGTACGGAATTTTGAAAATTCCAGAGATTGATTTTGAAATTCCAAAGGAAACCCAAAAAGGATCCATTAATACAATTGAAGGTTTTATACAAACGGCATTAAATAATCTCACTGtttatttagaaaatataaaaaatatgtatgatGAAGCAAATAACGTAAATGAAGAAAGTATTCATGGgggagaaaaagaaaaaaaggacataaaaaataaagaaagagATGAAAAAATTGCAGAGAACGAAGAAAAAAGCTGCGATAAAGTAAACAAAAACGAAATTTCTAACGGAAATGAAGCATGTCAACAAATAACAGTAGaaacttatataaaaatgatcgAGTCAACAATTGATAATTTATCTAAATATGTTATATCAAAAGAATTTCCATTCACCGTTGTAATAGATGATCCTTCTGGGCTAAGTTCTCTTGAACACTATGATGAAGATATAAAGAACAATATAATTACTATAGAGCATTATGAAAGGAATAAAGAACAGTTACATGAATTGGGTTTTTATGAAGAAGATTTTGgaaagaaaaatgaagataacaAAGAAAGTTATTCGAatgataatgaaattaaattaaataaagaaaaaaatataaagaaagaaaattttgacttcataaaaaaatatattaatatggataataaaaatacttcTATGAATTATAAAACTATGAGTGAtgatgatgaagaaaaattaattgaaTCATTTACATCAAATTGCCCATGTTGTAATTATTTAGGCTCTAATAATTTTTGTGAAATTGTTATTCCaggttttaaaaaatgtttaatcTTATCATATGTTTGTGCAAATTGTAATTTTAAAACAAGCGAAATTAAGAGTAGTGGAGAAATTAATCCTAAAgggaaaaaaattattctcacagtcaaaaataaaagtgatTTAGATAGATTTGTCATTAAATCGGAAACAGCATCCATTCATATTCCAGTTGTAGATTTAACTTCAGATTATGGTACACTCGGTGGTTCATTAACTACTGTTGAAGggttaataatgaaaattatcgAATCTTTAGAAGATAAATTCAAATTTTTGCTTGGGGATTCTAACATATATAATCATAATAacgaaaatgaaaatacaaTTAATACAATTAACAATGATGATTCCAcatctaaaaaaattaaagatttAATTGCTAACTTATATAAGTTATGCAAATCAGAAGAACTATTTCCTTTTGATTTAATAATTGATGATATTGCATCTAATAGTTACATTTCTAGTGATCAAATTGATAgagatgaaaatttaaaagaagaagaatACGAAAGAACATTTGAACAAAATGATATGCTAGGTCTTACTTCTATGAACACAGaagattattaa
- a CDS encoding HVA22-like protein, putative — protein MGLYIIPKKIIHLINIIICIICPAVKTHNLLLNKKEKINEENVQYIHFLTYWILYSFYSYIESVFLIHFMNYIPFYYEIKLVLFFWLYSDTFQGAGYLYFKFIEKNYIILDKKISDLIQNKLNKNITNFFNFDKSNNNIHNKIKNTVSKKDLYSE, from the coding sequence atGGGGCTTTATATTATTCCTAAAAAGATTAtccatttaataaatataataatatgcaTTATATGCCCAGCAGTAAAAACTCataatttacttttaaataaaaaagagaaaataaatgAGGAGAATGTTCAATATATTCACTTTTTAACGTATTGgatattatattcattttattcatatattgAAAGTGTATTTTTGATACattttatgaattatattcctttttattatgaaattAAATTGGTACTTTTTTTCTGGTTATATAGTGACACCTTTCAAGGAGCAggatatttatattttaaatttatagaaaagaactatataattttggataaaaaaattagtgatttaattcaaaataaattaaataaaaatataacaaatttttttaattttgacaaatccaataataatattcacaacaaaataaaaaatacagtTTCCAAAAAAGATTTATATTcagaataa